The genomic interval tccaatcatcaaataattttctcaataatagttacttcttctagtttctcaccatttctctttagttgattggaaatggTAGAGACTCTAGAAAAGTAATCAGATACTAAATCACCTTCTTTCATACGAAGaacatcaaattgacttcttaatgtctgaagtcgtaccttttttactttttcttctccttgatatgagaTTTGGAGCTTTTCCCATGCTTGTTTGGCCGAAGTCGCACTTgagattttctcaaaattaaccatcctcatctaaagcttgataaatgaggaaaagagtcttcttgtctctctttcttaaatctctcagACTGTCTTTTTCAGTCAGAGTTAGCGTTGAGTCATCACGCGGCTCAACGTAGCCTTTTTCTATAACCTCCCAAACATCATGAGCTCCAAGAAGCGCCTTCATCTTAATACTCCGATTGTCATAATTACTCGCTTTGAGTACTGGAACTTGGAAGGGAAGCATACCTCCATTAGccatggctctgatactactttgTTGGAAAAAGAAATTATGAGAGAAGAAGTAAAAaggattatagaaggaaaatgtagAAGACGAGGAAAAACTGTACGTGGAAGAGGAGTAGAATAAAATAAAACTCAAATTGCTTCATTCATTGAAAAgaggtacatatttataggcttattggataatcACTAATAatctaaagattttttttaaattctatctcTAAGAAACTCTTATTCTTATCATGACAACTCAATAATTTTATCCTATCACGAAGTCTTGCCACCTCATCCATTCTATCTCTATCACAAACTCTTATCAAGACCAActtttatctctaaaaaattaaagtttaattctCAACACTGCATTGCGTTAGAAAGGATGAGCCTCGCCGCCGACATGGGTCCCTTCTTCGACTCCGCTGTCCACAGCCTCCTCCACCTCCCTGAGACCCTGGAGAAGATCTCCTCCTTACCTCCTTCAGCGCGGCGGCACGACGACGATGACAAGGAGAGGAGCCATGAAAGCATTCCCGCCGTCGACATTCTCGAGACCGCCAAGGAGCACACTTTCATCGTGGACGTGCCCGGCCTATCCAAGGCCAACGTCCAGGTGACGCTAGAGGAGGGCGGTAAGTCACTGGTGATCCGGGGCAGCGGCAAGAGGAAGAGAGACGAAGAGGAGGGATGTCGGTACCTCCGATTGGAGAGGCGAGGTCCCACCAAGTTCTGTCGGAGATTTCATATGCAAGGAAAGAGATGTTCATATGCGTAATGTCAAGGGGCGGAGCTAGGAGTTAACGTGAAGAgtggttaaaatttttaaaaagtcaAATATAGGAATAAATTTCTTTtccaattaaaataattttgtcatTTAATTATCAAATAACCAAATTCACTTAAACTAACCTCGAATAAAACTTAACATCACAACCAACATATCAACTATTATCTTAAATATCCTTCAATCTCAGACACAAAAATCTAATAGAAACATCCTATAATTTACCGTTTGAGTCTGTTTACTATAAGGAGATGCATACTAACACATTCTACAAAAGAGTAAATCAACATTCACATATCATTATTTCGAGGACGAGTACGATTCCTTGACGGGCGTGATTTTGCCTACTGTCAAATGAGTTCTAGCAACTGCATAtttaaaaaacacacacacaaaatAAATCAACTTGTCAATTAAGCAAAACTAATAAGTGAAACTCAAATACTATGCTAGGAACAGTGAAATAATGTGAATCTCCATTGTAGTTTATCCTAAAGTTCTCGTGTATGACTAGCTCATAAGTGATAGAGTGATAATCATTGACATTTATTTAATTAGAACTCTTGTAATGGTATTTGGCAAATCAAAACAGATAATCATTGAGAGAGAAAAAGTGAATTTAGTCTACGAGGACTCAGTCCTGGAGCCAGGAATTGACTAGAGTGgcttaaatttttaaaacgtTAAATAtaggaataaaattaatagaatatATCAAAAGTAATAATTCAATCTCACCTATTTAAGCGGTGCCCGACGATGTTTTATGATGTAATATTCGTCAATAATAGAATCTATATCTATATTCATTGCAAATTCTCGCTCAATATAAATGATCATACAATCAGCAAGAAAACTATCCTCCATCTTGTTATGAATTACAGTTTTAACATGTTTCATGGCTGAAAAAGCTCTTTCAATTGTAGCAGTAGATACGAGTAGTGTCAACACAAGATAAATCAGTCGTGTTAGGATAACATAATTCTCTGACCTTCTACTTGCAACCAACTCTTGACATAATTTAGAAAGAGTGGATACTTGAAATCGAGGTTCAGAAATCACATCACTTTGATAATGTTGCAACTCAATTCTCAAGGATAAATATCTTGTTTTGTAAAATCTTGAGGGTAAAACTTCTTTGCAAGCTTGCAAATGTCATCTATGTTGAATGATTCAAATGAATTTTTAGGATCCAATGTTGAGATAAGAGAAAGGAGTTCTACTGATGTCTCATTAAATCTTGTATTTAACTCCATCAGAAGAAAATCTATTGCTTTGTTGAAAACATCAAAATGATAATGATGCTCAACTGCAAGATACTCACCCATGGGAACAACCAACCTTATATGAACTGTCGAAGTCAGGTATGTAAACATCGTGTTTTATGCAAAATGTAGTTACTTCCTATAGAAATTCTTCCCATCCATCTTCCCTTAATGCTTGAATGACAATTTTTTGTTGTTTCTGTATATctacatttacctccctccatatccgtgggaccagcTCTAGGGAGGCCACTGATGTGATGGTTCCACATTGAATGACAACTTTTGTACTGTAGACAAACCTTATTGCAGTCAAAATATCTTGAGTTTTCTTTTGGAGGGTCTGAAATAAAATATCAGTGATGACCAAAATCCTACGCATGAAATGCAAGCCAAATACAAATTCGAaggttgttatgtttttatatATACCACCAACTTCAGCTTGAGAATTTATATTTGGACTATGTTCACTTAGATGCTCAAGCATCTTACAAGTGGCACCATACATATCTATCAAACTCTTTACGGAGT from Zingiber officinale cultivar Zhangliang chromosome 6B, Zo_v1.1, whole genome shotgun sequence carries:
- the LOC121991100 gene encoding 18.6 kDa class III heat shock protein-like, giving the protein MSLAADMGPFFDSAVHSLLHLPETLEKISSLPPSARRHDDDDKERSHESIPAVDILETAKEHTFIVDVPGLSKANVQVTLEEGGKSLVIRGSGKRKRDEEEGCRYLRLERRGPTKFCRRFHMQGKRCSYA